One window of the Cryptomeria japonica chromosome 7, Sugi_1.0, whole genome shotgun sequence genome contains the following:
- the LOC131061205 gene encoding basic leucine zipper 19: YLVVETDDGELDFSDDEVFPSPDLVTHFSMLTSMDTFVDDVLKKNSHTCTHTHTCNPPGPDNAHTHTCYHTHTQFISTEEEKGLLEKTEQCTEKKKRPLGNREAVRKYREKKKAHTAYLEEEVQKLRLMNQQLLRRLQGQVVLEAEVSRLRTLLSDFRVKIESELGTFPYQSPCSGNIKEGNCIFQPHNAGITVHCETEVTCPHAPLETSRTAASQNGDTLPWEGICEISNPNC; this comes from the coding sequence TATCTGGTTGTGGAAACGGACGATGGGGAGCTTGATTTCTCTGATGATGAAGTATTTCCTAGTCCTGATCTAGTTACCCACTTTTCCATGTTGACATCCATGGACACATTTGTGGATGATGTTTTGAAGAAAAATAgtcacacatgcacacacactcATACCTGCAATCCCCCTGGACCAGATAATGCACATACCCATACTTGTTATCATACTCATACTCAATTTATCTCTACAGAAGAAGAGAAGGGTTTGCTTGAGAAAACAGAGCAATGCACAGAGAAAAAGAAAAGGCCCTTAGGGAACCGTGAAGCTGTCAGAAAGTATAGGGAGAAAAAGAAAGCACATACTGCTTATTTAGAAGAGGAAGTGCAGAAATTGCGTTTGATGAACCAGCAGTTACTGAGAAGACTGCAAGGCCAAGTAGTTCTTGAGGCTGAGGTTTCAAGGTTAAGAACTCTTTTATCTGACTTCAGAGTAAAAATAGAGTCTGAGTTAGGCACTTTTCCTTACCAAAGCCCATGCAGTGGGAATATTAAAGAAGGGAATTGCATTTTCCAACCTCACAATGCTGGAATTACTGTTCATTGTGAAACTGAGGTGACCTGCCCTCATGCACCTTTAGAGACATCTAGGACAGCTGCAAGTCAAAATGGTGATACCCTGCCATGGGAAGGAATTTGTGAAATTTCTAATCCTAATTGTTAA